One Sphingopyxis macrogoltabida genomic region harbors:
- the hemW gene encoding radical SAM family heme chaperone HemW codes for MTEPLALYVHWPFCVSKCPYCDFNSHVRETVDQAVWRDALLADLRHEAALLPGRRVGSIFFGGGTSSLMPPATVAAVIAAADRTWGLADDVEITLEANPNSVEVANFADLAAAGVNRVSIGVQSFDTEVLEFLGRAHSGDEARRAIAAAQAQFDRVSFDLIYARPGQSLAAWEAELQGALAFGTGHLSLYQLTIEPGTRFATLVAKGALVIPDGDTAADLFDATQAMTRGAGLPRYEVSNHARPGEESRHNLAYWHYADYAGIGPGAHGRRRGQATERHKKPENFIAAIERNGHGLKHESDLPSHERATEALLMGLRLTEGVDLTRIEARSGLPRVAFVDSEAAARLMKQGLMRQTGDRLSVTDDGILLLDSILSEVVRTG; via the coding sequence ATGACCGAACCGCTCGCCCTTTATGTTCACTGGCCGTTTTGCGTGTCGAAATGCCCCTATTGCGACTTCAACAGCCATGTCCGCGAGACGGTTGATCAGGCGGTCTGGCGCGACGCGCTGCTGGCCGACCTGCGGCACGAAGCGGCGCTGTTGCCGGGGCGTCGGGTCGGGTCGATCTTCTTCGGCGGCGGCACGTCCAGTCTGATGCCGCCCGCAACGGTCGCCGCCGTGATCGCGGCGGCGGATCGCACGTGGGGGCTCGCGGACGATGTCGAAATCACGCTGGAAGCCAATCCCAATTCGGTCGAGGTCGCCAACTTCGCCGATCTTGCCGCGGCGGGGGTCAATCGCGTTTCGATTGGCGTCCAGAGCTTCGATACCGAAGTGCTTGAATTTCTTGGCCGCGCCCACAGCGGCGACGAAGCCCGGCGCGCGATCGCCGCGGCGCAGGCGCAGTTTGATCGGGTCAGCTTCGACCTCATTTACGCACGGCCGGGGCAATCGCTCGCCGCTTGGGAGGCCGAGTTGCAAGGGGCGCTGGCGTTCGGCACCGGCCATCTGTCGCTCTATCAGCTCACCATCGAACCCGGCACGCGTTTCGCGACCCTCGTCGCGAAAGGCGCGCTCGTCATCCCCGACGGCGATACAGCCGCCGACCTGTTCGACGCGACGCAGGCGATGACCCGCGGCGCGGGTCTGCCGCGTTACGAGGTGTCGAACCATGCGCGTCCGGGCGAGGAGAGCCGCCACAATCTCGCTTACTGGCACTACGCCGATTATGCGGGCATCGGGCCGGGCGCGCACGGGCGGCGGCGGGGGCAGGCAACCGAGCGGCACAAGAAGCCCGAGAATTTCATCGCGGCGATCGAGCGGAACGGCCACGGCCTCAAGCACGAAAGCGACCTGCCATCGCACGAGCGCGCCACCGAGGCGTTGCTGATGGGGCTGCGCCTCACCGAGGGCGTCGACCTGACGCGGATCGAAGCACGAAGCGGTTTGCCGCGCGTGGCATTCGTCGATTCGGAGGCAGCGGCGCGGCTCATGAAACAAGGGTTGATGCGGCAGACCGGCGACCGCCTATCGGTCACCGACGACGGAATATTGCTTCTCGACAGCATTCTTTCCGAGGTGGTGCGAACCGGGTAA
- the rdgB gene encoding RdgB/HAM1 family non-canonical purine NTP pyrophosphatase: MPDQVRHDEGLETLVTHRKLEPGKLVIASHNAGKVREIRALLEPFGIDPVSAGDLGLPEPEETGKTFRDNALLKAHASASAAGLPALADDSGLEVAALGGRPGVYTADWAERQWFEGNPGRDWYMAMGKVEGLLAEQGPDVDRSAAFICTLALAWPDGHAEVFEGRADGHLTWPPRGKLGFGYDPVFVPVGNILTFAEIDPAEKHRISHRADAFAKLVAGAFQIA; the protein is encoded by the coding sequence ATGCCGGATCAAGTCCGGCATGACGAAGGTTTGGAGACGCTTGTGACTCACCGCAAACTCGAACCCGGAAAGCTCGTCATCGCCAGCCATAACGCCGGCAAGGTGCGCGAAATCCGGGCACTGCTCGAACCCTTCGGGATCGATCCGGTGTCGGCGGGCGACCTCGGGCTCCCCGAGCCAGAGGAGACGGGCAAGACGTTCCGCGACAATGCGCTGCTCAAGGCGCATGCCAGTGCGTCGGCGGCGGGATTGCCGGCGCTGGCCGACGACAGCGGGCTCGAGGTCGCAGCGCTGGGCGGGCGGCCCGGCGTCTACACCGCCGACTGGGCCGAGCGCCAATGGTTCGAAGGCAATCCGGGCCGCGACTGGTATATGGCGATGGGCAAGGTCGAGGGCCTGCTCGCCGAACAGGGGCCCGATGTCGACCGCAGCGCGGCCTTCATCTGCACCCTCGCGCTCGCCTGGCCCGACGGCCATGCCGAGGTTTTCGAGGGCCGGGCCGACGGCCATCTCACCTGGCCGCCGCGCGGCAAGCTGGGCTTCGGTTACGATCCGGTGTTCGTTCCGGTCGGCAACATTCTGACTTTTGCAGAGATCGACCCGGCGGAGAAGCATCGGATCAGCCACCGCGCCGATGCCTTTGCGAAGCTGGTCGCGGGGGCGTTTCAGATCGCATAG
- the rph gene encoding ribonuclease PH — protein MRPSGRAPDQMRSIGIETAFTIHAEGSVLVSFGNTKVLVTASVDEKVPPFLRGKGSGWVTAEYGMLPRATHTRGSREAAKGKQSGRTQEIQRLIGRSLRAVVDMKKLGERQIVIDCDVLQADGGTRTASISGAWVALRLAVDKLLADKVIAEDPIEDKVGAISCGIYKGTPVLDLDYDEDSVAEADGNFVLTGRGRIVEVQASAEGATYDEEGLLRLLRLARIGCGEIFAAQDGAVGR, from the coding sequence ATGCGCCCTTCCGGCCGCGCCCCCGACCAGATGCGTTCCATCGGCATCGAAACCGCCTTTACCATCCATGCCGAGGGCAGCGTGCTCGTCAGCTTCGGCAACACCAAGGTGCTGGTCACCGCGAGCGTCGACGAAAAGGTGCCGCCCTTCCTGCGCGGCAAGGGTTCGGGCTGGGTGACCGCCGAATATGGCATGCTGCCCCGCGCGACGCACACGCGCGGCAGCCGCGAGGCGGCGAAGGGCAAGCAGTCGGGGCGGACGCAGGAAATCCAGCGGCTTATCGGCCGCAGCTTGCGCGCCGTCGTCGACATGAAGAAGCTCGGCGAGCGCCAGATCGTCATCGATTGCGACGTTTTGCAGGCCGATGGCGGCACGCGCACCGCGTCGATTTCGGGCGCCTGGGTCGCGCTGCGCCTTGCGGTCGACAAGCTGCTCGCCGACAAGGTGATCGCCGAGGATCCGATCGAGGACAAGGTCGGCGCGATTTCGTGCGGCATCTACAAGGGCACGCCGGTGCTCGACCTCGACTATGACGAGGATTCGGTTGCGGAGGCCGATGGCAATTTCGTGCTGACCGGCCGCGGCCGGATCGTCGAGGTGCAGGCGAGTGCCGAAGGCGCCACCTATGACGAGGAAGGGCTGCTGCGCCTGCTCCGCCTCGCGCGCATCGGCTGCGGCGAAATTTTCGCGGCGCAGGACGGGGCGGTCGGGCGCTGA
- the hrcA gene encoding heat-inducible transcriptional repressor HrcA: MTTPPITELTTRARDVFRLVVDAYLETGQPVGSRTLSKLATLNLSPASIRNVMQDLEEYGLLASPHTSAGRLPTEQGLRLFVDGMMQVAEPSAEDRAQIEASLSDAGPIESALAQATSALSGLSACAGLVLVPKHERVLKQVAFVPLSATQSLVVLVAGDGAVENRVIEIPPGLNPSALVEAGNYISAMLSGLTLAEAQARVRHEIEAERIAIDRAAQDLVSRGLAIWSSDGADRPVLIVRGQANLLDESALGDLDRVRQLLDELETKQDIAGLLDSAREGSATRIFIGSENKLFSLSGSSVIAAPYRGSDGRVVGVVGVIGPTRLNYARIVPMVDFTAQSLSRLIR, encoded by the coding sequence ATGACCACACCGCCGATCACCGAACTCACCACGCGCGCACGCGACGTGTTCCGGCTGGTCGTCGACGCCTATCTGGAAACGGGGCAGCCGGTCGGGTCGCGCACGCTGTCAAAGCTCGCGACGCTCAACCTGTCGCCCGCGTCGATCCGCAACGTCATGCAGGATCTCGAGGAATATGGCCTGCTCGCCAGCCCGCACACCAGCGCCGGGCGGCTGCCGACCGAACAGGGGCTGCGCCTGTTCGTCGACGGCATGATGCAGGTCGCCGAACCGAGCGCCGAGGACCGGGCGCAGATCGAGGCGAGCCTGTCCGATGCAGGCCCGATTGAAAGCGCGCTGGCGCAGGCGACGTCGGCATTGTCGGGGCTGTCGGCGTGCGCCGGCCTTGTCCTTGTTCCCAAGCATGAGCGGGTGCTCAAGCAGGTGGCGTTCGTGCCGCTGTCGGCGACCCAGTCGCTCGTCGTCCTTGTCGCCGGCGACGGCGCGGTCGAGAATCGCGTCATCGAAATCCCGCCGGGGCTCAACCCCTCGGCGCTCGTCGAGGCGGGCAATTATATCAGCGCGATGCTCTCGGGCCTGACGCTGGCGGAAGCACAGGCGCGCGTGCGGCACGAGATCGAGGCCGAACGGATCGCGATCGATCGCGCAGCGCAGGATCTGGTGTCGCGCGGCCTTGCCATCTGGTCGTCCGACGGCGCCGACCGGCCGGTGCTGATCGTGCGCGGGCAGGCGAACCTGCTCGACGAAAGCGCGCTCGGCGACCTCGACCGCGTCCGCCAACTGCTCGACGAACTCGAAACCAAACAGGACATCGCCGGGCTGCTCGACAGCGCGCGCGAGGGCAGCGCGACGCGTATTTTCATCGGGTCGGAGAATAAGCTCTTCTCGCTGTCGGGATCGTCGGTTATCGCCGCGCCCTATCGCGGCAGCGACGGGCGCGTGGTCGGCGTGGTGGGGGTAATCGGCCCGACACGCTTGAACTATGCGCGTATCGTTCCCATGGTGGATTTCACCGCTCAATCGCTCTCCAGACTGATACGATAG
- the grpE gene encoding nucleotide exchange factor GrpE has protein sequence MTNNENDTPVQDDALTPENVAAEADATEAVAGENDEVAKLAEQVAALQQDLLYARAETQNVTRRKDKEIADAHAYASTKFARDILSVADNLGRALAALSEEQRADEAIKPLITGLEATERELLSVFERNGITRIAAVGLPLDPNQHQAMLEIPSDKAPGTIVQEMQAGYMMKDRLLRPAMVGVAKAG, from the coding sequence ATGACGAACAACGAAAACGACACGCCCGTCCAGGACGACGCGCTGACCCCCGAAAATGTCGCGGCCGAAGCCGATGCGACCGAGGCCGTCGCGGGCGAAAACGACGAAGTGGCAAAACTCGCCGAACAGGTCGCGGCGCTGCAGCAGGACCTGCTCTATGCCCGCGCCGAGACGCAGAATGTCACGCGCCGCAAGGACAAGGAAATCGCCGACGCGCACGCCTATGCGTCGACGAAATTCGCGCGCGACATCCTCTCGGTCGCCGACAACCTTGGCCGCGCGCTCGCCGCGCTCAGCGAGGAACAGCGCGCCGACGAGGCGATCAAGCCGCTGATCACCGGGCTCGAAGCGACCGAGCGCGAGTTGCTGAGCGTCTTCGAACGCAACGGCATTACTCGCATCGCCGCGGTCGGCCTGCCGCTCGACCCCAACCAGCATCAGGCGATGCTCGAAATCCCGAGCGACAAGGCACCCGGCACGATCGTGCAGGAAATGCAGGCGGGCTATATGATGAAGGACCGCCTGCTGCGCCCGGCGATGGTTGGGGTGGCGAAGGCGGGGTAA
- the def gene encoding peptide deformylase, translated as MAILPIIETPDPRLRVISKPVETFDAELKTLVADMFETMYDAPGIGLAAIQVAVPKRILVIDLQELDPEDEEGKRIIRTPRVFINPVFSDESEEHSVYSEGCLSVPEQYADVTRPAEVTVDWQDEDGNHHQERMTGLMATCIQHEHDHLEGILFIDHLSRLKRDMVLKKLAKMRKAA; from the coding sequence ATGGCCATTCTACCCATCATAGAGACCCCCGATCCGCGGCTGCGCGTCATTTCGAAGCCGGTCGAGACGTTCGACGCCGAATTGAAGACGCTGGTCGCCGACATGTTCGAGACGATGTACGACGCCCCCGGCATCGGGCTCGCCGCGATCCAGGTCGCGGTGCCGAAGCGTATCCTCGTCATCGACCTGCAGGAACTCGACCCCGAAGATGAAGAGGGCAAGCGGATCATCCGCACTCCGCGCGTCTTCATCAATCCCGTCTTTTCGGACGAGAGCGAGGAGCATAGCGTCTATTCGGAAGGCTGCCTGTCGGTGCCCGAGCAATATGCCGATGTGACGCGCCCCGCCGAGGTCACCGTCGATTGGCAGGACGAGGACGGCAATCATCATCAGGAACGGATGACCGGGCTGATGGCGACGTGTATCCAGCACGAGCACGATCATCTGGAGGGCATCCTCTTCATCGACCATCTGTCGCGGCTGAAGCGCGATATGGTGCTGAAGAAATTGGCGAAGATGCGCAAGGCGGCCTGA
- the recR gene encoding recombination mediator RecR — protein MASTEIEALVQQLARLPGLGPRSARRAVLHLMKKRESSFAPLLAALQTVSERLVTCGICGNVDTQDPCAICADPRRDARSLCVVEEVSDLWALDKSRLFPGKYHVLGGRLSALEGVRPQDLSIDTLVARVAAGGIDEVVLAMNATLEGQTTAHYLAERLEGYPVRLTQLAHGLPVGGELDYLDEGTLAQALRARRPVG, from the coding sequence ATGGCCTCCACCGAAATCGAAGCGCTCGTCCAGCAACTCGCCCGTCTCCCGGGCCTAGGCCCCCGGTCGGCGCGCCGCGCGGTGCTGCATCTGATGAAGAAGCGCGAAAGCAGCTTCGCGCCCTTGCTCGCGGCGCTCCAGACTGTGTCCGAACGGCTGGTGACCTGCGGCATCTGCGGCAATGTCGACACGCAGGACCCGTGCGCGATCTGCGCCGACCCGCGCCGCGATGCGCGGTCGCTATGCGTCGTCGAGGAGGTGTCCGACCTCTGGGCGCTCGACAAGTCGCGGCTGTTCCCCGGTAAATATCATGTCCTTGGCGGCCGCCTGTCGGCGCTGGAAGGCGTGCGCCCGCAGGACCTCAGCATCGATACCCTCGTCGCGCGCGTCGCCGCGGGCGGCATCGACGAGGTCGTGCTGGCGATGAACGCGACGCTGGAGGGACAGACCACGGCCCATTATCTCGCCGAGCGGCTCGAGGGCTATCCGGTCCGGCTGACCCAACTCGCGCATGGTCTGCCGGTGGGCGGTGAACTGGATTATCTCGACGAGGGGACGCTGGCGCAGGCGCTGCGCGCAAGAAGGCCGGTGGGCTAG